The following proteins come from a genomic window of Methanobacterium bryantii:
- a CDS encoding molybdopterin molybdotransferase MoeA, which yields MYSSNLIPVENALKLIESVKITLKKEDIPLEEANTRVLAENIEVLIDVPPFDRSAMDGYALIAEDTVMASKSNPIYLEVIDEIGAGSVSNHTLSQGHAIRIATGAPMPPGSNAVVMEEDIEHLDNKIKITKKVAFNRDVALKGEDLKKGEIILKEGQILDPNHLSVIASSGYSRVKVFKKPEVGVIITGNELVDPTTNLEPGKIVNSNRFALKGLVEDSLAVPHIKHCRDDLDTMANELHEYAQKYDVVITTGGTAISKGDVVVSATSKLGEVLVHGVAIKPGKPVGFGVVNNKPVFMLSGYPVAAAVQFDIFTRNYILKMQNIYKKFDLIECTAGDDIRSSKGKCNIIRAKLEEDRVYPIKTKAGINKSAVLSNCYIFIDEDTKDIKKGEKCNILKYSSLKVFE from the coding sequence ATGTACTCATCAAACTTAATTCCCGTAGAAAATGCACTGAAACTAATTGAAAGTGTAAAAATAACACTTAAAAAAGAAGATATACCTCTTGAAGAAGCAAATACAAGAGTTTTAGCTGAAAACATTGAAGTATTAATTGATGTTCCCCCATTTGACAGATCTGCAATGGACGGGTATGCTTTAATAGCAGAAGATACAGTAATGGCATCCAAATCTAATCCAATATATCTTGAAGTTATAGATGAAATTGGTGCTGGAAGCGTATCTAATCACACTTTAAGTCAAGGACATGCAATTAGAATAGCAACAGGAGCGCCTATGCCCCCAGGTTCAAACGCAGTTGTAATGGAAGAAGATATTGAACACCTGGATAACAAGATTAAAATAACTAAAAAAGTTGCTTTTAATAGAGATGTAGCGCTTAAAGGCGAAGATTTAAAAAAAGGAGAAATTATTTTAAAAGAGGGCCAAATTCTAGATCCTAATCACCTTTCTGTGATAGCCTCATCAGGTTACAGCAGGGTCAAAGTATTCAAAAAACCTGAAGTGGGAGTTATTATAACTGGAAATGAGCTTGTAGATCCAACCACAAATCTTGAGCCTGGGAAAATAGTGAATTCAAATAGATTTGCTTTGAAAGGACTGGTTGAAGATTCTCTTGCAGTACCCCACATTAAACACTGCAGAGATGATTTGGATACCATGGCAAATGAACTCCACGAATATGCCCAAAAATATGATGTAGTAATCACAACTGGAGGGACCGCAATCAGCAAGGGAGATGTTGTGGTAAGCGCAACTTCTAAACTTGGAGAAGTTCTGGTTCACGGGGTTGCCATCAAACCAGGGAAACCTGTTGGATTTGGTGTTGTAAATAATAAGCCTGTTTTCATGCTTTCAGGTTATCCAGTAGCTGCTGCAGTCCAGTTTGACATTTTTACAAGAAATTACATCCTAAAAATGCAGAATATATACAAAAAGTTCGATTTAATAGAATGCACTGCAGGTGATGATATAAGATCATCTAAAGGCAAGTGCAATATAATAAGGGCAAAACTTGAAGAGGACCGGGTTTACCCAATAAAAACAAAAGCAGGCATAAATAAATCAGCAGTGCTTTCAAACTGTTATATCTTCATTGATGAAGATACTAAAGATATAAAAAAAGGTGAAAAATGCAATATACTTAAATACAGCTCTTTAAAAGTTTTTGAGTGA
- a CDS encoding tetratricopeptide repeat protein, translating into MGKKEAEVFHKQAMSFLGQGEVQRAVEFFDKAINLDEDFFPAWNNKGIALLELKKYEQALDCFEQVIRINPLDRMVWYNKGYTLFMLKKYDESVTALENFLYTYSKDDDDFYKYASYLQANGFYYLKKYDEAVEILRGLLVKDENFGEAHELLDQITKNQE; encoded by the coding sequence ATGGGTAAAAAAGAAGCTGAAGTGTTTCATAAACAGGCGATGTCCTTTTTAGGGCAGGGTGAAGTTCAAAGAGCAGTCGAATTTTTTGATAAGGCAATTAATCTGGATGAAGATTTCTTTCCTGCATGGAACAATAAAGGAATAGCCCTTCTAGAACTTAAGAAATATGAACAAGCACTGGACTGTTTTGAACAGGTTATTCGTATAAATCCACTTGATAGGATGGTTTGGTATAACAAAGGATACACTCTGTTTATGTTAAAAAAATATGATGAATCTGTAACTGCACTTGAAAATTTCCTTTACACCTACTCTAAAGACGACGACGATTTCTATAAATATGCTTCATACCTGCAGGCTAACGGCTTTTATTATCTCAAAAAATATGATGAAGCGGTTGAAATACTTAGGGGCCTGCTTGTAAAGGATGAGAATTTTGGGGAAGCTCATGAACTTCTTGATCAGATTACAAAAAATCAGGAATAA